The stretch of DNA AATTTTATAACTATTAAACAGTGGAGAAATAGCAGGGAGGTTGCTCAATGAGTAATCTCCTTTTTTATAAAAAAAGAGAGTTCCCTCTAGAAAGGAACTCTCAACAATTATTTTAGTATTCTTCAGCAAAAAGAAGCGTACAATAATTGTGTTCAGGAGGTTGTTCTCCTATTTGGAGCGACTCTCTTGTGACCTGATCAAGAAAGAAAAGTTTGTATCCCTTCTCTTTTTGCTCAAATACCTGCACGTAGTCAATCCCCTGATGTTGCTGCACTAAATTGATAATATGAGCGTAGATAAAAAAGATTTCTGCTCCTGATAAAGCATCTTGAACACCCTGTGATACCAAAAATTTTCCATCAAACCAGTAATCTCCTGTTTCATATTCAGGAGGCTTGTGCTCCCAACCAAAATCGTTTAGATCCATTTCATTGTTTTTTGATTAAAATTTAGATGAGCACATGAAAGAATACTATAACAAAACATTTGCACAAAATAAATTTGCGCTAGACAGTTAATTTATCAAATTGCATCAAAAAAATAAAGGCTAAAGAACACAGCATAACAGCACTAAAAACGCTATATTTATGCATTTTTAAATGAGATATAAATAAAAAAGGATTTAATTGAACTTTTTTGAAATAATTAGAGTTGTACAAAATACCCCCAAACAAACATTCCCTCCTTAAAATAGACTAAGACAGCAGATAAACAAGTATAGCATTGTTATGCCACCTGTAACATGCCTTCATGATTTAACTTCGTTACGCACCATATTCTTATGGTGATAGTGAATCCATCATGAGGACTTATTTGTAAACCATGAAAACGCTTAAACCTTCTGTATGAAAACAATTCTCTTTATTGTAATGGTATGCTTATGGCACGCCTTTGCATCAGCTCAGACCTCGCTTACTTTTGATGGGGTAGACGATTACACCCATGTCAATTATTACCCCCAATTAGATTTGGGGACAGGAAATTTCACCTTAGAAGCCATGCTCTCTACGGTAGATTTTAGCCTTTCCGATACTTTGACCCTTTTTTCGCAACGCAACCAAGCCTCCAACCAAGGACTTCGCTGGTCGCTAACCAATAATGCCATTCTTCTTCAAATAGGAAGCATGAGCTATTCCATCAACCATAGCTTTACAGGCTGTAGCCATTTAGCCATCGTTCGAGAAAACGGAACGTTGCTTTTTTATGCCGACCATCTGCTTCTCGGAACACAGGTACTAGTAGGTACGGTAAGTACCACGTGTATCAATTGTGACTTGTGGATGGGAAAAGACGTAGACAACAGTGATTTTTTTAAAGGGAGCTTAGACGAACTTCGAATCTGGGATATAGCCAGAAGTAGTGCCAATATTGCCTCCTATGAACTAAGCTGTTTGGATTCTACGAGCATAGCGCATTCTAATTTGGTTGGTTACTGGAATTTTGAAGAAAACACAGGGCAATTTGCCAATAATTTAAGCAGTGTGGCGCATTATGCTCGTTTGGGCAGTACCTTTTATGCAGATAGCAATGACCCAACATGGACTTCAACCAGTTGTCTATCGAGTGCCTGCTATACCACAGGGCTTGCGGACTTTACCTTGAGTGATAACAATCCCAAAGAAGCAGACCTCGTCACTTTATACAATAACAGTGCAGGAGGAGCGGTTGCTTTTTGGTGCATTAATGGCGATACCACTCTATCGGTTAATTCTTTGCAATATGCTTTTCCTTTGGGGATGAACATCATTCAATTGGCAGTGAATACGGCTAGTGGATTGACGGTTCGGACGTTTTTGTTGGATGTAAAACGCCCCAAATATCCTTGTGGGGCAGATGAACTTCTAGAGTGGAGGCGATTAAACGACCCACTCTCAAATTATGGTTCTTCTTTGCAAGTTTTAAATATGATAAGAAACGCTAATGCAGCGCCTCCACAAGATAGCATCTATTACATTCCTGTTGTATTTCATGTGATAGCCGATAATCAGGCAAGGTTAAGTAGTTTCCCAAACACTAGAATACAAGAACAGTTAGATACCTTAAATGCACATTTTTCTAAAAATAATACCAATGTTATTTTTTGTCTAGCAGAGAATTTACCAACCGATATTCCACAAAATCAATGGTCAAGTTTTGGGACAGCAGCAACACCTGGACTACCAGGAATAACCTATACATTAGATACGCTTCATCAAATCACTACCATTAATTTTGCCCAAAATAGGATTTTAACAGGATTGGCTAATAACTTACCTTTTAAGCCCGAAGAGTATCTGAGTGTTTATATAACAGACAGTGTCTTGTTACCCGATTCGACTCCTGTTTTAGGCGTATCAGCTGTTGGACCTAGTTTTCAAGTATCTGATGGAATTGGAATTCAATATGAAGCTTTTGTTGGTGGAACGGCTGCTCCATTAGGAAAAGTTTTGATACATGAAGCGGGGCATTGGCTGGGCTTGTATCATGTTTTTGATGATGGTTTTAATGGAGATGGTATTTGTGATACGTATACACAACCTATCCCCACACAAGATGTTGTACCTTCAATCTTAAACTGTGATAGTAGTTATAGTGGAACAATTTGCCCTCCAGGAATTCCTTACAATCAAGGAGAAAATCACATGGATTATCATCTTGAAACTTGTTTAGACTTTTTTAGCCCTGGGCAAGTTAATGCCATGAACCGATTATTAGATATAGGGCGTCCATTTATTCATTCAGAATTAAATCTTATTAATACAGGAGTACAAAAAGTAGGGGGATGTTTGGATACAACCAACTTAACAGCTTCGTTTGCTATTTCCGCTAATGGTGTTTGCGCAGGCGAGTCCTTATTGCTCAATGGAGCGGTTATAGATTATGATTCTTGGCAATGGTCTGTGAATTGGGATGCTACAAAAAATGATAACCAACCCATGCCTACTGGAGCAATGATAACGCTATCCAACGATAGTGGCTCTATAAGTTCTCCAATGACTTCTGTCCTTATTTCTGAACCAGGTATTTGGGATATTAGCCTTACGGTAATGCATCTAGACACGAGTACAGGAGCTACGATTCCTATAACAATTAGCGATACGGTAGCGGTAACGATACTAGACTGTACGGTTAGTGATCAAAGATACCGTATTACCACTACATTTGATAGTAGTGATTGGCAGTTGAGCATGGTTTCTATTGATGCTGTAGAAGCCTCCTTAGGTGATACGACCCAAGGATATATCCTAACAGGAACATCCCAAAAAGATTCAATAGAGGTAGGGGTTTTAATGCAAGTTGATTTATTAGGAATTAACCAATGGCGTAAAACAATTCGCTCTGCTTATGGAGCGGTTCGTTTGTTTGATGTTGTTTCTGGTGTGAATTATAATGGGTTAACCGACTGTTATGCGTTAACAGGACATGTAAATACAGGCAACACAACCAACTTATTATTTATTATTACCAATAAACAAGGTACCGTTTTATACCAAGAAAATTACCCCATGGAAAATGGAGGAATACCTCTTGCTCATACAGCAGGTTTCCAAGTGATTCAATTATCTAGTGCATTCAATAACCAATTTGCCATTGTAGGAGTGACAGGAGAAGGAGTAGATACAACTGCCCCTAAATCAGGATTTATCGTTGGTATAGATCCTACCTTAGGGCTTGGGAATTCCTTAGTTTGGAGCCATTTTTATGAATCTACAGCACCAACCGTTCGGTACGATTATGATATTCTTGAAAGCGTGGTAGAAATAAAAGCAGATTTTGGAAATGGACTAGAAGCGGCTTTAGTAGTTGGAGGAAATTCAAACCGACCTTTGGTTCAAAAATCATCTGGAGCATTTATTAGTTGTTTGACCGTTGCAGGGCAAGTTGTAACTCAAAAATGGCGAAAAAATATACAATCAGCGGGGAATAATGTTGGGTATTCAACCATGGTTGCAATTGCTTACGGAGCAAATCGCTTATTTGGCATTTGTTACAGTGAACTTTCCCATGGTTCTTTTCTTTTTGAGTTAGAAAAAACGACAGGAGATTTAGGCGCTATTGCTGAAATAGGAAATTTTGGTGCCCATGAACTATTAGTAGATAGTGGTTCTTGTGTAATATCAGGGAGAGGTATTACCACTCGTGAATTAATGGCAATGAAAGTAGGATTACCTGTTCTTAATGCCAACACGTGGAATACAGCAAGTTCTGCCATTATTAGAACCTATTCAGATACTTATTTGGCACCATCTTGGAATGGACTGTATCGCCAAGAGGAAGCCTTTTTATCCAAACCTCAAAATCTAGTTGTGTCACCCAATGGAGGTTATATGCTAATCAATGAAATGAGTTTATCTCCTCTGATCGTTATTGCCAATGGACTTAGTCCAATTCAACTGGCTATTAATAAATTAGATAATGTATTGGTTAGTGCCTGTATAGGAACCGCCAATACTTTATTAAGAGGAATCATAACACAGATCGACTTTCCCACAATTACTGACTCTATCCATTTGGGCGTAAATTATGATACAGCAACCGTTCATGATTCTTTAAATTCTTTTGTATGTTTTGACCCTTATTGCGGTGCTGTAAACGCTCAATTTTCTTTTCAGAAATGTGCACAGGATAGTTTGTTACTAACAAGCGCATTATCTGCTATAGGAGATTATAGTTATCAATGGAGTCCTTCTATTCATTTGAGCAATGATACGATTCTAGAACCAATAACAACAACGCCAGTCAATCAGGTTTACAGGTTGGTAATAACAGAAAATAGCACAGGCTGCCAAGTATCTGATGCTGAGTACACTGTTTACGCCTTACAAGATGATACCTTAGAATTTAACATTCCTTGTCTAGGAATTGATACAAATTTATATTCTTATAATACAAACAGTAATGAAAATGAAATTAACTTAAGTTATTTACTAACAAGTTCAAGCATACCACAAGGTGGCAAATGGCTTTTCCCTGGGACAATAAATGCTTCTATTGATACGGTTGGAGATGATTTATTACATTTTAGTGGTACTTTAAGCGCTTTTAGTGAACTTCATTACCAATTTGGAATGTGTAAGAATCAAATAGCTATTTTTAACTTGGGTTTAAATGCTGCTATTTCAGGTGCCTCATCTAGGACTGTTTGTAGTGGTGAAACCATTACATTTCAAGGAGCCAATAGTGTAGGATGGACACATCAATGGTTTATAATTCCTCCAACAGGAGGAGGCTTTGTAGCAGGAGTGGGGCCCAACCTCACTTATACATTTACTTATGATACCACTCTTTCTTCAACCTCACATGGATATATAGTATTCCATCGTGTTGGGACTCCTTGTGCCGTTGATAGCTTATTGTATGCTCCCCCGCCTAATTTTTCAAATTTTGAAGAGGTTTTTGTTAGGGTATACAATGCCTTGGCAAATATTAGCCTAGATACTTGTGCAGGGATTCTAAATGTATCCCCCAATAGCCCAACCGATACCATCCAATGGTACGAAGTCAATAGTGGTCTAATAACAGGAGCAACAAGCCATAATTATCAGCCATTAACCAACGGCTCTTATTATGCAACGGTTCAAACAGAACACTGTGATTTTACTAGTGACACCTTTCATTACACCATTCCTTTACCCATTGCAAGTACAGCAAGTGTAAGTTCCAATTACAATGGAGTGGACATCTCTTGTTATGGCGCAGCAGATGGAACAGCAACGGTTACGGTTAATAACGGGTTGGCACCTTATAGCTACTTATGGTCTAATGGAGACAGTACTGCTATAGCGACCGATTTAGCCGCAGGAAGCTATCAAGTAAGCGTCATAGATGCCTGTTTGGATACGACAGTAGCTACTGTCAACCTAACAGCACCGCCCCTTTTACTCGTAACAGTAGACAGCATGAAACAGGTCAGTTGTTTTGGAGGCAGTGATGCTACAATCCATGTAACAGGAACAGGCGGAACACCAACCTACAGCTATTTATGGTCGAATGGAGACAGTACCACTATCGCTACAGGTTTAGCCGCAGGAGTAGCAATTGTGAGCTTAACCGATAACAATGGTTGTCAGACAACGGCTGTGGTAACCATTACAGAGCCTAATCCGATTAGCATCAGCATCAACACCATTATCCCTATTAGCTGTGCAGGAGCCAATGATGGACAAGCTACTGCCATGGCAACAGGTGGAACCATGCCTTATAGCTATTTATGGTCGAATGGAGAGACCAACGCCACCGCAACACAATTGGTCGTTGGTAGCAATACGGTCACCATTACCGATGCCAATCAATGTACTGCATCAAGGTCAATGACCTTGGCACAACCAGCACCGTTAAATCTTGCCTTGCAAGTGATCAATAGCCTTAATTGTAGCTATGACAGCAACGGTCAAATACAGGTTGTCCCAACAGGAGGCACAACGCCGTATACTTATCAATGGAGCAATGGACAAAGCAATGCCCTAATTACAGGGCTTTCTATGGGTACTTATACCGTCACTGTTACTAGTGCCAACAATTGTAGCAATATAGATTCTATTACGCTAAGCAGTCCCGCACTGCCTACAGTTATCAGCACAGCTAGCCCTGTATCTTGTTATGGGTTTACTGATGGGCAAATAGCCACAAGCGTCAGTGGAACTACTGCGCCTTACAGCTATTTGTGGTCCAATAATAGTACGAATGCAACCGCTACAGGATTGGCAAGTGGCTTACACAGCGTCACCATTACCGATGTGAATGGTTGTACGATTACGAATGTTGATACGCTAACAGAGCCAACTCTTGTACAAAGAACCATCAGCAATACAACTATCACCTGCCCTAATGGAAATGATGGTCAAGCGTCTATACTTGTCTCAGGAGGAACTGCTCCCTATTCTTATTCTTGGTCTAATGGTGGGACAAATAGCTCAATTACTAGCTTAACAGCAGGTTTATATACGGTAACCGTAGCGGATGCCAATAATTGCACCACTGTAGATTCGATAAACATCACAGCTCCTACCATCAATAGTACGGCGAATAGTACGCCAGTAAGTTGCTATGGAGGCAATGATGGAAGTGTAACGGTTGTTGTAACAGGAGGAACCGCTCCCTATGTTTACAGTATTGATGGAACAAACTTTCAGTCTTTAGGAACCTTTACAAATCTGGGAGCAGGACTAGATACCATAACCATAATAGATGCAAATGGCTGTATAACAATCCAGCCCATAACGATACTCGAGCCTACTCCAATCACCTCAACGATCAATACCATGAATGCCGTTACTTGTAGTTATGGTACAGATGGTACAATAGAAGTCGTTCCAACAGGAGGCACAACGCCGTATACCTATCAATGGAGCAATGGACAAAACAATGCTCTTATCTCAGGGCTTTCTACGGGTACTTATACGGTCACCATTATAGATGCCAACAATTGTAGCCATACGGATTCTATTACGCTAAGCAGTCCCGCACTGCCTACGGTTATCAGCACGGCTAGCCCTGTATCTTGTTATGGGTTTGCTGACGGACAAATAACCACAAGCGTCAGTGGAACTA from Aureispira anguillae encodes:
- a CDS encoding T9SS type A sorting domain-containing protein, which gives rise to MKTILFIVMVCLWHAFASAQTSLTFDGVDDYTHVNYYPQLDLGTGNFTLEAMLSTVDFSLSDTLTLFSQRNQASNQGLRWSLTNNAILLQIGSMSYSINHSFTGCSHLAIVRENGTLLFYADHLLLGTQVLVGTVSTTCINCDLWMGKDVDNSDFFKGSLDELRIWDIARSSANIASYELSCLDSTSIAHSNLVGYWNFEENTGQFANNLSSVAHYARLGSTFYADSNDPTWTSTSCLSSACYTTGLADFTLSDNNPKEADLVTLYNNSAGGAVAFWCINGDTTLSVNSLQYAFPLGMNIIQLAVNTASGLTVRTFLLDVKRPKYPCGADELLEWRRLNDPLSNYGSSLQVLNMIRNANAAPPQDSIYYIPVVFHVIADNQARLSSFPNTRIQEQLDTLNAHFSKNNTNVIFCLAENLPTDIPQNQWSSFGTAATPGLPGITYTLDTLHQITTINFAQNRILTGLANNLPFKPEEYLSVYITDSVLLPDSTPVLGVSAVGPSFQVSDGIGIQYEAFVGGTAAPLGKVLIHEAGHWLGLYHVFDDGFNGDGICDTYTQPIPTQDVVPSILNCDSSYSGTICPPGIPYNQGENHMDYHLETCLDFFSPGQVNAMNRLLDIGRPFIHSELNLINTGVQKVGGCLDTTNLTASFAISANGVCAGESLLLNGAVIDYDSWQWSVNWDATKNDNQPMPTGAMITLSNDSGSISSPMTSVLISEPGIWDISLTVMHLDTSTGATIPITISDTVAVTILDCTVSDQRYRITTTFDSSDWQLSMVSIDAVEASLGDTTQGYILTGTSQKDSIEVGVLMQVDLLGINQWRKTIRSAYGAVRLFDVVSGVNYNGLTDCYALTGHVNTGNTTNLLFIITNKQGTVLYQENYPMENGGIPLAHTAGFQVIQLSSAFNNQFAIVGVTGEGVDTTAPKSGFIVGIDPTLGLGNSLVWSHFYESTAPTVRYDYDILESVVEIKADFGNGLEAALVVGGNSNRPLVQKSSGAFISCLTVAGQVVTQKWRKNIQSAGNNVGYSTMVAIAYGANRLFGICYSELSHGSFLFELEKTTGDLGAIAEIGNFGAHELLVDSGSCVISGRGITTRELMAMKVGLPVLNANTWNTASSAIIRTYSDTYLAPSWNGLYRQEEAFLSKPQNLVVSPNGGYMLINEMSLSPLIVIANGLSPIQLAINKLDNVLVSACIGTANTLLRGIITQIDFPTITDSIHLGVNYDTATVHDSLNSFVCFDPYCGAVNAQFSFQKCAQDSLLLTSALSAIGDYSYQWSPSIHLSNDTILEPITTTPVNQVYRLVITENSTGCQVSDAEYTVYALQDDTLEFNIPCLGIDTNLYSYNTNSNENEINLSYLLTSSSIPQGGKWLFPGTINASIDTVGDDLLHFSGTLSAFSELHYQFGMCKNQIAIFNLGLNAAISGASSRTVCSGETITFQGANSVGWTHQWFIIPPTGGGFVAGVGPNLTYTFTYDTTLSSTSHGYIVFHRVGTPCAVDSLLYAPPPNFSNFEEVFVRVYNALANISLDTCAGILNVSPNSPTDTIQWYEVNSGLITGATSHNYQPLTNGSYYATVQTEHCDFTSDTFHYTIPLPIASTASVSSNYNGVDISCYGAADGTATVTVNNGLAPYSYLWSNGDSTAIATDLAAGSYQVSVIDACLDTTVATVNLTAPPLLLVTVDSMKQVSCFGGSDATIHVTGTGGTPTYSYLWSNGDSTTIATGLAAGVAIVSLTDNNGCQTTAVVTITEPNPISISINTIIPISCAGANDGQATAMATGGTMPYSYLWSNGETNATATQLVVGSNTVTITDANQCTASRSMTLAQPAPLNLALQVINSLNCSYDSNGQIQVVPTGGTTPYTYQWSNGQSNALITGLSMGTYTVTVTSANNCSNIDSITLSSPALPTVISTASPVSCYGFTDGQIATSVSGTTAPYSYLWSNNSTNATATGLASGLHSVTITDVNGCTITNVDTLTEPTLVQRTISNTTITCPNGNDGQASILVSGGTAPYSYSWSNGGTNSSITSLTAGLYTVTVADANNCTTVDSINITAPTINSTANSTPVSCYGGNDGSVTVVVTGGTAPYVYSIDGTNFQSLGTFTNLGAGLDTITIIDANGCITIQPITILEPTPITSTINTMNAVTCSYGTDGTIEVVPTGGTTPYTYQWSNGQNNALISGLSTGTYTVTIIDANNCSHTDSITLSSPALPTVISTASPVSCYGFADGQITTSVSGTTAPYSYLWSNNSTNATATGLASGLHSVTITDVNGCTITSAETVTQPNALNAVLSSTPINCISANSGSINSLISGGSSPYTYLWSNGASSQAISGLTAGTYCITVSDANGCTFTDCDSIMPLNSPLSIVKTVDKDSIVPYDTVCYRILVTNHCQTSHNIVVTDTLAMGLLVNALGNFHYDTNTGVLIDTATIAAGMTDTLAFKVRVLRTPRCDSMNSILNQAHAFELGNPSQSVSDEVRIWVQDTFASNCTPLLDTISFSAAIQAGELLDAGTAQTTNQTVTITGVWRVDPGTSYHFTSGSVVRMNPGAQIIVSSGASLVLNNATVRAACTNCMWQRILVEGGGRLTTRNNTILRDAQYAIQAADNSELRRISKTTFRNNFIGIYVAPNGSNNVLVGRFANNSFSASGIPAPFVGAASTPSLDINGDTVQLAVPPPHPTNLVMGLAGILAWDIPALNLNLPTATPSNTFQRVVAGIVLFNTNFSTNSCLFKRITSDAVYPSSLAYQGCGIHVRAAGALGVNNILVESCEFNSCDIGISGIGLGIQAYHNTMSRISDMGIRSINLFDTRLYARFNHFTKMRRLGIGVFNPLSPSDIWIDQNEIAMRTAAGQGAGILINDSPLTGAASSLRISSNTLEANQAQNGIVVSNHNNSAVNLIGVIQNNTITMKGASPERAGISVLNSRLLVECNSIEGNRQTLNAADVFGIVGATNATLGGQSIYQCNQVDRTNIGVYFEGFNNLQFRGNRFDRHDVGLLMDAGAIIGQQDYNGNLWAGGASQDAWHQGLSNPFIVSQSQFRIDPSFNPDIEPNNIGQLGGWFVSLPGTSNFNCNSPQLICGSPLLRLANSNPTNNVNVVDHTIANGGLSAIKVTEYNGKRALFRKLSTNPNLATNSSSSNIQSFISNHQSSCIEHFDHIVDQCSQALTISSIDSTLLDSLKNTCACYLDSLQCLDSTLCVNYTTVTANKRTALVNNLSTTLQQEQAFLNNLSIQQQTALIPVLNANNGFNTAITHEFLEKEVNNIYLNTLARGKLSFSSRQLSTLRMIAAYCPQEGGIAVHQARGMLSMIENVDLLNFDCRSNFRSKSTKQDHATVNDKWEVILSPNPTRNGITIQSNLVLEDNTLVEIYNALGQKVKTISINENTKSIKIDTHSFLDGVYLMHLKNQNNTIIKAFIVAK